Proteins encoded by one window of Brienomyrus brachyistius isolate T26 chromosome 1, BBRACH_0.4, whole genome shotgun sequence:
- the tfpia gene encoding tissue factor pathway inhibitor a isoform X1: MACLSPASFILLLCASHFSSCNTDIYGAERGRPELKLFHHSCALKKDEGHCKALLDRFYFDIETKQCEHFGYGGCGGNANNFETVEECEETCVVKPDKSPCHLPEEVGPCRGIIIRYFFNSESQRCESFFYGGCLGNANNFRSKAECNAKCLKQGPERREMAGDTNPEAGNKPRTQAFISLENPREGLAQGGSPPDHCLSPVEKGTCRESIKRYAYSPTSKRCHSFRYGGCSGNGNNFGTRRECMKICVRGMYNHNQRATQ; this comes from the exons ATGGCTTGCCTTTCACCGGCGTCATTTATTCTGTTACTGTGCGCCTCTCACTTCAGCTCCTGCAACACTGACATTTACGGAG cagaaagggggcgTCCGGAGCTGAAACTCTTCCATCATTCCTGTGCCCTGAAGAAGGATGAAGGTCACTGCAAGGCCCTATTAGACCGCTTCTACTTTGACATAGAAACCAAGCAATGTGAACATTTTGGATATGGTGGTTGCGGAGGCAACGCCAACAACTTTGAGACTGTGGAGGAGTGTGAGGAAACATGTGTTGTGAAAC CGGACAAGAGCCCATGTCACCTGCCCGAGGAGGTAGGGCCATGCCGCGGCATTATTATACGCTACTTCTTCAACAGCGAGAGCCAGCGTTGCGAGTCCTTCTTCTATGGCGGCTGTCTTGGAAATGCCAACAACTTCAGGAGCAAGGCGGAGTGCAATGCCAAGTGCCTAAAGCAGG GGCCAGAGAGAAGAGAGATGGCAGGTGACACCAACCCTGAAGCGGGAAATAAACCCAGAACCCAGGCTTTCATCTCATTGGAGAATCCCAGGGAAGGTCTGGCACAAG GTGGCAGTCCCCCGGACCACTGCCTTAGCCCAGTCGAAAAGGGGACATGCCGTGAATCAATTAAACGATATGCATACAGCCCCACATCAAAGCGGTGCCACTCCTTCCGTTATGGCGGCTGCAGTGGAAATGGGAACAACTTTGGTACCAGAAGAGAGTGCATGAAAATCTGCGTGAGAG GCATGTACAACCACAACCAAAGAGCAACACAATAA
- the tfpia gene encoding tissue factor pathway inhibitor a isoform X2: MACLSPASFILLLCASHFSSCNTDIYGERGRPELKLFHHSCALKKDEGHCKALLDRFYFDIETKQCEHFGYGGCGGNANNFETVEECEETCVVKPDKSPCHLPEEVGPCRGIIIRYFFNSESQRCESFFYGGCLGNANNFRSKAECNAKCLKQGPERREMAGDTNPEAGNKPRTQAFISLENPREGLAQGGSPPDHCLSPVEKGTCRESIKRYAYSPTSKRCHSFRYGGCSGNGNNFGTRRECMKICVRGMYNHNQRATQ; the protein is encoded by the exons ATGGCTTGCCTTTCACCGGCGTCATTTATTCTGTTACTGTGCGCCTCTCACTTCAGCTCCTGCAACACTGACATTTACGGAG aaagggggcgTCCGGAGCTGAAACTCTTCCATCATTCCTGTGCCCTGAAGAAGGATGAAGGTCACTGCAAGGCCCTATTAGACCGCTTCTACTTTGACATAGAAACCAAGCAATGTGAACATTTTGGATATGGTGGTTGCGGAGGCAACGCCAACAACTTTGAGACTGTGGAGGAGTGTGAGGAAACATGTGTTGTGAAAC CGGACAAGAGCCCATGTCACCTGCCCGAGGAGGTAGGGCCATGCCGCGGCATTATTATACGCTACTTCTTCAACAGCGAGAGCCAGCGTTGCGAGTCCTTCTTCTATGGCGGCTGTCTTGGAAATGCCAACAACTTCAGGAGCAAGGCGGAGTGCAATGCCAAGTGCCTAAAGCAGG GGCCAGAGAGAAGAGAGATGGCAGGTGACACCAACCCTGAAGCGGGAAATAAACCCAGAACCCAGGCTTTCATCTCATTGGAGAATCCCAGGGAAGGTCTGGCACAAG GTGGCAGTCCCCCGGACCACTGCCTTAGCCCAGTCGAAAAGGGGACATGCCGTGAATCAATTAAACGATATGCATACAGCCCCACATCAAAGCGGTGCCACTCCTTCCGTTATGGCGGCTGCAGTGGAAATGGGAACAACTTTGGTACCAGAAGAGAGTGCATGAAAATCTGCGTGAGAG GCATGTACAACCACAACCAAAGAGCAACACAATAA